A window of the Streptococcus sp. 116-D4 genome harbors these coding sequences:
- a CDS encoding L-threonylcarbamoyladenylate synthase → MTKHIQWDGTLSQEGYDILKGEGGCIVCPTKVGYIIMTSDKAGLERKFEAKERNRNKPGVVLCGSMDELRALAQLNPEIEAFYQKHWDEDILLGCILPWKPEAFEKLKAYGDGREELMTDVRGTSCFVIKFGKAGEQLAAKLWEEGKMVYASSANPSGKGNRGKVEGIGERIEGAVDLVIEADDYVASIQPDKTIETRYEQGVMVSMVDKDGKLIPEQEGERSISPAPVVIRKGLDIDKIMMHLSDIFNSWDYRQGEYY, encoded by the coding sequence ATGACAAAACACATTCAATGGGACGGAACACTTTCACAAGAAGGCTACGACATTTTAAAAGGTGAGGGCGGATGTATCGTTTGTCCTACAAAAGTTGGTTACATTATCATGACTAGTGACAAGGCAGGACTTGAGCGTAAGTTTGAAGCCAAAGAACGTAACCGTAATAAACCAGGTGTTGTACTTTGTGGTAGTATGGATGAGCTTCGCGCTTTAGCGCAACTCAACCCAGAAATTGAAGCCTTCTACCAAAAACATTGGGATGAAGACATTCTTCTTGGTTGTATCCTTCCTTGGAAACCAGAAGCTTTTGAAAAACTCAAAGCCTACGGTGATGGCCGTGAAGAGCTGATGACTGATGTTCGTGGAACGAGCTGTTTCGTTATCAAGTTTGGGAAAGCTGGTGAACAATTGGCTGCCAAGCTTTGGGAAGAAGGTAAAATGGTTTATGCCTCATCTGCAAACCCATCTGGAAAAGGAAACCGTGGTAAAGTGGAAGGAATTGGGGAGCGTATCGAAGGGGCAGTGGACCTTGTTATAGAGGCAGACGACTACGTGGCATCTATCCAGCCTGACAAAACGATTGAAACTCGCTACGAGCAAGGAGTGATGGTATCTATGGTTGATAAAGATGGCAAGCTAATCCCAGAACAAGAAGGAGAACGTTCAATCTCACCAGCACCAGTTGTAATCCGCAAAGGACTGGACATTGATAAAATCATGATGCACCTGTCAGATATCTTTAACTCATGGGACTACCGTCAGGGAGAGTATTATTAG
- the smc gene encoding chromosome segregation protein SMC gives MYLKEIEIQGFKSFADKTKVVFDQGVTAVVGPNGSGKSNIIESLRWALGESSVRSLRGGKMPDVIFAGTESRKPLNYASVVVTLNNNDGFIKDAGQEIRVERHIYRSGDSEYKIDGKKVRLRDVHDLFLDTGLGRDSFSIISQGKVEEIFNSKPEERRAIFEEAAGVLKYKTRRKETESKLQQTQDNLDRLEDIIYELDNQIKPLEKQAENARKFLDLEGQRKAVYLDVLVAQIKENKAELDSTEEELAQVQELLTSYYQKREKLEEENQALKKQRQDLQAEMAKDQGSLMDLTSLISDLERKLALSKLESEQVALNQQEAQARLATLEDKRNSLIKEKSDKENSLALLEENLVQNNQKLNRLEAELLAFSDDPDQMIELLRERFVALLQEEADVSNQLTRIENELENSRQLSQKQADQLEKLKEQLATAKEKASQQRNELETAKDHVQKLLADYQAISKEQEKQKASYQTQQSQLFDRLDNLKNKQARAQSLENILRNHSNFYAGVKSVLQEKARLGGIIGAVSEHLTFDVHYQTALEIALGASSQHIIVEDEESATKAIDFLKRNRAGRATFLPLTTIKARTISSQNQDAIAASAGFLGMADELVTFDTRLEAIFKNLLATTAIFDTVEHARAAARKVRYQVRMVTLDGTELRTGGSYAGGANRQNNSIFIKPELEQLQKEIAEEKASLHTDETSLKTLQDEMASLTERLESIKSQGEQARIQEQGLSLAYQQTSQQVEELETLWKLQEEELDRLSDGDWQVDKEKYQERLTTITSEKHNLEAEIEEIKSNKNAIQERYQNLQEEVAQARLLKTELQGQKRYEVTDIERLGKELDNLDIEQEEIQRLLQEKVDNLEKVDTDLLSQQVEEAKTQKSNLQQGLIRKQFEMDDMEGQLDDIASHLDQARQQNEEWIRKQTRAEAKKEKVSERLRHLQSQLTDQYQISYTEALEKAHELENLNLAEQEVQDLEKAIRSLGPVNIEAIDQYEEVHNRLDFLNSQRDDILSAKNLLLETITEMNDEVKDRFKSTFEAIRESFKVTFKQMFGGGQADLILTEGDLLTAGVEISVQPPGKKIQSLNLMSGGEKALSALALLFSIIRVKTIPFVILDEVEAALDEANVKRFGDYLNRFDKDSQFIVVTHRKGTMAAADSIYGVTMQESGVSKIVSVKLKDLESIEG, from the coding sequence ATGTATTTAAAGGAAATCGAAATTCAGGGATTCAAGTCTTTTGCTGACAAGACCAAGGTCGTCTTTGATCAAGGTGTGACGGCAGTTGTTGGTCCCAATGGATCTGGGAAATCCAATATTATAGAAAGTCTGCGTTGGGCCTTGGGGGAGTCAAGTGTTAGGAGTCTCCGTGGTGGCAAGATGCCGGATGTCATCTTTGCTGGAACAGAAAGTCGTAAACCGCTCAATTATGCTTCTGTAGTTGTAACTCTGAATAATAATGATGGATTTATCAAGGACGCAGGTCAAGAAATCAGAGTAGAACGTCATATCTATCGTAGTGGTGATAGCGAATACAAGATTGACGGCAAGAAAGTCCGTCTGCGTGATGTTCATGATCTCTTCTTGGATACAGGTTTGGGACGAGATTCCTTTTCTATCATTTCCCAAGGGAAGGTTGAGGAGATTTTTAATTCCAAGCCTGAAGAACGCCGTGCCATTTTTGAAGAAGCTGCAGGAGTTTTGAAATACAAGACTCGCAGAAAAGAAACTGAAAGTAAACTGCAACAAACTCAGGATAATTTAGATCGCTTAGAGGACATTATCTACGAGTTGGATAATCAAATCAAGCCTCTTGAGAAGCAAGCTGAGAATGCCCGAAAGTTTTTAGACTTGGAAGGTCAACGCAAGGCTGTTTATTTAGATGTCCTTGTTGCTCAAATCAAGGAAAATAAAGCTGAACTAGACTCGACAGAAGAAGAGTTGGCACAGGTTCAGGAACTCTTGACGAGCTACTACCAAAAGCGTGAAAAATTAGAAGAAGAAAATCAAGCTCTTAAAAAGCAACGCCAAGATTTACAAGCTGAAATGGCCAAAGATCAGGGTAGTTTGATGGATTTGACCAGTCTGATCAGTGATTTAGAGAGAAAATTAGCCCTATCGAAACTGGAATCTGAGCAAGTAGCCCTCAATCAACAGGAAGCACAAGCCCGTTTGGCTACTTTGGAGGATAAGAGAAATTCACTTATCAAAGAAAAATCTGATAAAGAAAACTCTTTAGCCCTTTTAGAGGAAAATCTAGTTCAAAATAATCAAAAACTCAACCGTTTAGAAGCTGAATTGCTAGCTTTTTCAGATGATCCTGATCAGATGATTGAGCTTTTGCGTGAACGCTTTGTGGCGCTTTTACAAGAAGAAGCGGATGTCTCAAACCAACTGACCCGTATCGAGAATGAGTTGGAAAATAGTCGTCAGCTTTCTCAAAAACAAGCAGATCAACTAGAAAAGCTGAAGGAGCAATTAGCTACAGCTAAAGAAAAGGCAAGTCAGCAAAGGAATGAGCTTGAAACTGCCAAGGATCATGTTCAGAAATTATTGGCCGACTATCAAGCTATTTCCAAGGAGCAAGAGAAGCAGAAAGCTTCCTATCAAACTCAACAAAGTCAACTCTTTGACCGTCTGGATAATCTCAAAAACAAGCAGGCGAGAGCCCAAAGTTTGGAAAATATCCTGAGAAATCACAGTAACTTTTATGCAGGTGTTAAGAGTGTTCTCCAAGAAAAAGCCCGCCTTGGTGGAATTATTGGTGCTGTTAGTGAGCACCTGACCTTTGATGTGCATTATCAAACTGCCCTAGAAATTGCGCTTGGAGCCAGCAGTCAGCATATCATCGTAGAAGATGAAGAGTCGGCAACCAAGGCGATTGATTTCCTAAAGCGCAACAGAGCTGGTCGTGCAACCTTTCTTCCGTTGACGACTATCAAGGCGCGTACGATTTCTAGTCAGAACCAAGATGCTATCGCTGCAAGTGCGGGATTTCTAGGCATGGCAGATGAGTTGGTGACATTCGATACGAGACTGGAAGCTATTTTCAAGAACTTGCTAGCTACGACAGCGATTTTTGATACCGTTGAACATGCGCGTGCAGCAGCGCGCAAAGTTCGTTATCAGGTTCGTATGGTGACATTGGACGGGACAGAGTTACGCACAGGTGGTTCCTATGCGGGTGGTGCCAATCGCCAGAACAACAGTATCTTCATTAAGCCAGAACTGGAGCAATTGCAAAAAGAAATTGCTGAAGAAAAAGCTAGCTTGCATACAGATGAAACGTCTTTGAAGACCTTGCAAGATGAGATGGCTTCATTGACAGAAAGATTAGAATCCATCAAATCTCAAGGAGAGCAGGCTCGTATTCAGGAGCAAGGCTTGTCGCTCGCTTATCAGCAGACCAGTCAGCAAGTTGAAGAGCTAGAAACTCTTTGGAAACTTCAAGAAGAGGAATTAGATCGTCTTTCTGACGGAGATTGGCAAGTAGACAAGGAAAAATACCAAGAGCGTCTTACTACAATCACCAGTGAAAAGCATAATCTGGAAGCTGAGATTGAAGAGATTAAATCTAATAAAAACGCCATCCAAGAACGTTATCAAAACTTGCAGGAAGAGGTAGCGCAAGCTCGTCTGCTTAAGACAGAACTGCAAGGGCAAAAACGTTATGAAGTGACTGATATTGAGCGCTTAGGTAAGGAACTAGATAATCTTGATATTGAACAAGAAGAAATTCAGCGCCTTCTTCAAGAAAAGGTTGACAATCTTGAGAAAGTTGATACAGATTTGCTCAGTCAACAGGTAGAAGAAGCCAAAACTCAGAAATCAAACCTCCAACAAGGTTTGATTCGCAAGCAGTTTGAGATGGATGATATGGAAGGGCAACTGGATGATATTGCTAGTCATTTGGATCAGGCGCGCCAACAGAATGAGGAGTGGATTCGCAAGCAAACACGTGCTGAAGCCAAGAAAGAAAAGGTCAGTGAGCGTTTGCGTCATTTACAAAGTCAATTAACAGACCAGTATCAGATTAGCTATACTGAAGCACTAGAAAAGGCACATGAATTGGAAAATCTCAATCTGGCAGAGCAAGAGGTGCAGGACTTAGAGAAGGCTATTCGCTCACTGGGTCCTGTCAATATAGAAGCTATTGACCAGTATGAAGAAGTCCACAACCGTCTTGATTTCCTAAATAGCCAGCGAGATGACATTTTGTCAGCGAAAAATTTGCTCCTTGAAACCATTACAGAGATGAATGATGAGGTCAAGGACCGCTTTAAATCCACTTTTGAAGCTATTCGTGAGTCCTTTAAAGTGACTTTCAAGCAGATGTTTGGTGGTGGCCAAGCAGACCTAATTCTGACAGAAGGTGATTTATTGACAGCTGGGGTTGAGATTTCTGTTCAACCTCCAGGTAAAAAAATCCAGTCTCTTAACCTCATGAGTGGTGGGGAAAAAGCCCTATCGGCTCTTGCCTTGCTCTTCTCCATTATCCGTGTCAAGACTATTCCCTTTGTTATCTTGGATGAGGTAGAGGCTGCGCTAGACGAAGCAAATGTTAAACGCTTTGGCGATTATCTCAACCGCTTTGACAAGGACAGCCAGTTTATCGTCGTAACCCACCGTAAGGGAACCATGGCAGCGGCTGATTCCATCTATGGAGTGACCATGCAAGAATCAGGTGTCTCAAAAATTGTTTCAGTTAAGTTAAAAGATTTAGAAAGTATTGAAGGATGA
- the rnc gene encoding ribonuclease III, whose translation MKELQTVLKNHFAIEFADKNLLETAFTHTSYANEHRLLKISHNERLEFLGDAVLQLLISEYLYKKYPKKPEGDLSKLRAMIVREESLAGFARDCQFDQFIKLGKGEEKSGGRNRDTILGDAFEAFLGALLLDKDVAKVKEFIYQVMIPKVEAGEFEMITDYKTHLQELLQVNGDVAIRYQVISETGPAHDKIFDVEVLVEGKSIGQGQGRSKKLAEQEAAKNAVEKGLDSCI comes from the coding sequence ATGAAAGAATTACAAACTGTACTAAAGAACCATTTTGCAATCGAATTTGCAGACAAAAATTTACTGGAAACTGCCTTTACTCATACGAGTTATGCCAATGAGCACCGCCTCTTAAAAATTTCACACAATGAGCGCTTGGAATTTTTAGGAGACGCTGTTCTACAGTTATTGATTTCAGAATATCTGTATAAAAAATATCCTAAAAAGCCTGAGGGTGACTTGTCTAAACTCCGTGCCATGATTGTCCGCGAGGAGAGTTTGGCTGGTTTTGCACGTGATTGCCAGTTTGATCAGTTTATCAAGCTGGGTAAGGGGGAAGAAAAATCTGGTGGTCGCAATCGTGATACCATTCTTGGTGATGCCTTTGAAGCCTTTCTTGGTGCCCTCCTTTTGGACAAGGATGTGGCCAAGGTCAAGGAATTCATCTATCAAGTCATGATTCCCAAGGTGGAAGCAGGCGAGTTTGAAATGATTACAGACTACAAAACCCATCTCCAAGAGTTACTACAGGTCAATGGCGATGTGGCTATTCGGTATCAGGTGATTTCTGAAACGGGTCCTGCCCACGATAAGATCTTTGATGTAGAAGTTCTTGTCGAAGGTAAGAGCATTGGTCAAGGTCAAGGGCGTTCTAAGAAATTAGCAGAGCAAGAAGCTGCCAAAAATGCCGTTGAGAAAGGGCTGGATTCATGTATTTAA
- the ftsY gene encoding signal recognition particle-docking protein FtsY, with the protein MGLFDRLFGKKEEPKIEEVIKEALENLDLSEDTEPSLTEAEEVSQEEAEVEIVEEALLQEEEIQGTVEESQDSDPAVEVPQEEIEELPNSEEVSEEENPELLETEEENSSEVLEAETPQVEETVQEKYDRSLKKTRTGFGARLNAFFANFRSIDEEFFEELEELLIMSDVGVQVASNLTEELRYEAKLENAKKPDALRRVIIEKLVELYEKGGNYDESIHFQDGLTVMLFVGVNGVGKTTSIGKLAHRYKQAGKKVMLVAADTFRAGAVAQLVEWGRRVDVPVVTGPEKADPASVVFDGMERAVAEGIDILMIDTAGRLQNKDNLMAELEKIGRIIKRVVPEAPHETFLALDASTGQNALVQAKEFSKITPLTGIVLTKIDGTARGGVVLAIREELNIPVKLIGFGEKIDDIGEFNSENFMKGLLEGLI; encoded by the coding sequence ATGGGATTATTTGACCGTCTATTCGGAAAAAAAGAAGAACCTAAAATCGAAGAAGTTATAAAAGAAGCTCTGGAAAATCTTGATTTGTCTGAAGATACGGAGCCTTCCCTTACAGAAGCTGAGGAAGTTTCTCAAGAAGAGGCAGAAGTTGAAATTGTTGAAGAAGCTTTGCTCCAAGAAGAGGAAATCCAAGGCACAGTTGAAGAAAGTCAGGATTCAGATCCAGCTGTAGAGGTTCCTCAAGAAGAAATAGAAGAATTACCAAACTCAGAAGAAGTCTCAGAAGAAGAGAATCCTGAGCTCCTAGAGACTGAAGAAGAAAATAGTTCTGAAGTGCTTGAAGCAGAAACACCTCAAGTAGAAGAAACTGTTCAGGAAAAATATGACCGCAGTCTCAAGAAAACTCGCACAGGATTTGGTGCTCGTTTGAATGCCTTCTTTGCCAATTTCCGCTCTATCGATGAAGAATTCTTCGAGGAACTGGAAGAATTACTGATCATGAGTGACGTTGGAGTGCAGGTCGCTTCTAACTTAACAGAGGAGTTACGCTACGAAGCCAAGCTTGAAAACGCCAAGAAACCTGATGCACTTCGCCGTGTCATCATTGAGAAATTAGTTGAGCTTTATGAAAAAGGTGGCAACTACGATGAGAGCATCCACTTCCAAGATGGCTTGACAGTTATGCTCTTTGTTGGAGTTAATGGTGTTGGGAAAACAACTTCTATCGGGAAATTAGCCCATCGCTACAAACAAGCTGGTAAGAAGGTCATGTTGGTTGCGGCAGATACCTTCCGTGCAGGGGCGGTAGCCCAGCTAGTTGAATGGGGTCGACGAGTAGATGTTCCAGTAGTGACTGGACCTGAGAAAGCTGACCCAGCCAGTGTGGTCTTTGATGGCATGGAACGTGCCGTAGCTGAAGGTATCGATATTCTCATGATTGATACCGCTGGTCGTCTGCAAAACAAGGACAACCTCATGGCCGAGTTGGAAAAGATTGGTCGTATTATCAAACGTGTCGTACCAGAAGCACCTCATGAAACCTTCTTGGCGCTTGATGCATCAACAGGTCAAAATGCCCTGGTACAGGCCAAAGAATTTTCAAAAATTACCCCATTGACAGGAATTGTCTTGACTAAGATTGATGGAACAGCTCGAGGTGGTGTGGTTCTAGCCATCCGTGAAGAACTCAATATTCCTGTAAAATTAATTGGATTTGGTGAAAAAATCGATGATATTGGAGAGTTTAACTCAGAAAACTTTATGAAAGGTCTCTTAGAAGGCTTAATCTAA
- a CDS encoding GMP reductase: protein MLNEFPIFDYEDIQLIPNKCVIKSRAEADTSVTLGNHTFKLPVVPANMQTILDENVAEQLAKGGYFYIMHRFDEAGRIPFIKRMHDQGLIASISVGVKDYEYDFVRQLKNDAPEYITIDIAHGHADSVISMIQHIKKELPDTFVIAGNVGTPEAVRELENAGADATKVGIGPGKVCITKVKTGFGTGGWQLAALRWCAKAARKPIIADGGIRTHGDIAKSIRFGASMVMIGSLFAGHIESPGKTIEVDGEKFKEYYGSASQYQKGAYKNVEGKRILLPAKGHLQDTLTEMEQDLQSAISYAGGRQVADLKHVDYVIVKNSIWNGDASH, encoded by the coding sequence ATGTTAAATGAATTTCCAATTTTTGATTACGAAGATATTCAATTGATTCCAAATAAATGTGTGATTAAAAGCCGTGCAGAAGCGGATACAAGTGTCACTTTAGGAAATCACACCTTTAAACTACCTGTTGTGCCAGCTAATATGCAGACGATTTTGGATGAAAATGTAGCAGAGCAACTAGCTAAAGGTGGTTACTTCTACATTATGCACCGTTTTGATGAGGCAGGACGCATTCCTTTTATTAAACGCATGCACGATCAAGGGCTTATTGCTTCTATCTCTGTCGGTGTTAAGGACTATGAGTATGATTTCGTAAGACAGCTCAAGAATGATGCTCCTGAGTATATCACGATTGATATTGCACATGGTCATGCGGATAGCGTGATTTCTATGATTCAGCACATCAAAAAAGAATTGCCAGATACTTTTGTTATTGCTGGAAATGTGGGAACACCAGAAGCTGTGCGTGAATTGGAAAACGCTGGTGCGGATGCTACGAAGGTCGGAATTGGTCCAGGTAAGGTTTGTATCACCAAGGTTAAGACTGGTTTTGGTACAGGTGGTTGGCAGTTGGCTGCTCTACGCTGGTGTGCCAAGGCTGCACGTAAACCGATTATCGCTGATGGAGGAATTCGTACTCATGGTGATATTGCCAAGTCTATCCGTTTTGGTGCCAGCATGGTCATGATTGGTTCCCTCTTTGCAGGACATATTGAAAGTCCAGGGAAAACGATTGAAGTTGATGGCGAAAAGTTCAAAGAGTACTATGGTTCAGCTTCACAATATCAAAAAGGTGCTTACAAAAATGTGGAGGGCAAACGCATCTTACTTCCTGCCAAAGGTCATTTGCAAGATACTTTGACTGAGATGGAACAAGACCTTCAAAGTGCTATTTCTTATGCAGGTGGACGTCAGGTTGCTGACCTTAAACACGTTGATTATGTGATCGTGAAAAACTCTATCTGGAATGGGGATGCTTCTCACTAA
- a CDS encoding Cof-type HAD-IIB family hydrolase, which produces MADIKLIALDLDGTLLTTDKRLTDRTKATLKAARDRGIKVVLTTGRPLKAMDFFLHELGTDGHEDEYTITFNGGLVQKNTGEILDKTVFSYDDVARLYEETEKLSLPLDAISEGTVYQIQSDQESLYAKFNPALTFVPVDFEDLSRQMTYNKCVTAFDQEPLDAAIQKISPELFDQYEIFKSREMLLEWSPKNVHKATGLAKLTSHLGIDQSQVMACGDEANDLSMIEWAGLGVAMQNAVPEVKAVANVVTPMTNDEEAVAWAIEEYVLKEN; this is translated from the coding sequence ATGGCAGATATAAAATTGATTGCATTGGACTTGGACGGGACCTTGCTGACTACTGATAAAAGGTTGACGGATCGTACCAAGGCAACTTTGAAAGCTGCGCGTGATCGTGGTATTAAGGTTGTATTGACAACTGGTCGTCCCTTAAAAGCTATGGATTTCTTTCTCCATGAGCTAGGGACTGACGGCCATGAAGATGAGTATACGATTACATTTAATGGTGGTTTGGTTCAGAAAAATACAGGAGAAATCCTTGATAAGACAGTCTTTTCATATGATGATGTGGCACGCTTGTATGAAGAAACAGAGAAATTATCACTGCCTCTTGATGCCATCTCAGAAGGAACTGTTTATCAAATTCAATCTGACCAAGAAAGTCTTTATGCCAAATTCAATCCAGCTTTGACTTTTGTTCCAGTGGACTTTGAAGACTTGTCTCGTCAAATGACCTATAATAAATGTGTGACTGCCTTTGATCAAGAACCCTTGGATGCAGCCATTCAGAAGATTTCTCCAGAATTGTTTGACCAATATGAAATCTTTAAATCACGTGAGATGTTGCTAGAGTGGTCACCAAAGAATGTTCATAAAGCAACAGGCTTGGCAAAACTAACCAGCCATCTAGGAATCGACCAAAGCCAAGTCATGGCCTGTGGAGATGAGGCCAATGATTTGTCTATGATTGAGTGGGCAGGGCTCGGTGTTGCCATGCAAAATGCTGTTCCTGAAGTCAAGGCTGTCGCAAATGTAGTGACGCCAATGACCAATGATGAAGAAGCTGTAGCCTGGGCTATCGAAGAATATGTGCTAAAGGAGAACTAA
- the leuD gene encoding 3-isopropylmalate dehydratase small subunit — MEKFTVYTGTTVPLMNDNIDTDQILPKQFLKLIDKKGFGKYLMYAWRYLDDLYTEDPDFVFNRPEYRKASILISGDNFGAGSSREHAAWALADYGFKVVIAGSFGDIHYNNELNNGMLPIVQPKAVRDKLAQLQPSDQITVDLEQQKIISPVGEFTFEIDSEWKHKLLNGLDDIGITLQYEDLIAAYEKQRPAYWQD; from the coding sequence ATGGAAAAATTCACAGTTTATACGGGAACGACCGTTCCTCTCATGAATGATAACATCGACACCGACCAAATCCTACCCAAGCAGTTTCTCAAGTTGATTGATAAAAAAGGCTTTGGTAAGTACCTCATGTATGCTTGGCGTTATCTGGATGATCTCTATACTGAGGATCCAGACTTTGTCTTTAACCGACCTGAATATCGGAAAGCTAGTATTCTCATTTCAGGGGATAACTTTGGGGCAGGTTCTTCGAGGGAACACGCAGCTTGGGCTCTAGCTGACTATGGTTTTAAAGTCGTGATTGCGGGGTCTTTCGGTGATATTCATTACAATAATGAACTCAATAATGGCATGTTGCCCATTGTTCAACCTAAGGCCGTTAGAGACAAACTAGCCCAGCTACAACCAAGCGACCAGATAACCGTGGACTTGGAACAACAAAAAATCATCTCTCCAGTTGGAGAATTCACTTTTGAAATCGATAGCGAGTGGAAACACAAGCTCTTAAATGGTTTGGATGATATCGGGATTACCTTGCAGTATGAAGATTTGATTGCTGCCTACGAAAAACAACGACCAGCCTATTGGCAGGATTAG
- a CDS encoding Cof-type HAD-IIB family hydrolase, which produces MTIKLVATDMDGTFLDENGRFDMDRLKSLLASYKEKGIYFAVASGRGFLSLEKLFADVRDDIIFIAENGSLVEYQDQDLYEATMSRDFYLSTFEKLKTSPYVDINKLLLTGKKGSYVLDTVDETYLKVSQHYNENIQKVASLEDITDDIFKFTTNFTEETLEAGEAWVNENVPGVKAMTTGFESIDIVLDYVDKGVAIVELAKKLGITMDQVLAFGDNLNDLHMMQVVGHPVAPENARPEILELAETVIGHHKDQSVIAYMEGL; this is translated from the coding sequence ATGACAATTAAACTAGTAGCAACAGATATGGATGGAACCTTCCTAGATGAGAATGGACGCTTTGATATGGACCGCCTCAAGTCTCTTTTAGCTTCTTACAAGGAAAAAGGGATTTACTTTGCGGTGGCTTCGGGGCGCGGATTTCTATCCTTAGAAAAATTATTTGCAGATGTTCGTGATGATATTATTTTCATTGCGGAAAATGGCAGTTTGGTCGAATATCAAGATCAGGACTTGTATGAAGCGACTATGTCTCGTGACTTTTATCTATCAACTTTTGAAAAGCTGAAAACGTCACCTTATGTAGATATAAATAAGCTTCTTTTGACTGGTAAGAAGGGTTCTTATGTGCTAGACACGGTTGATGAGACCTATTTGAAAGTGAGTCAGCACTATAATGAAAATATCCAAAAAGTAGCGAGTTTGGAAGATATCACAGATGACATTTTTAAATTTACGACCAACTTCACAGAAGAAACGCTAGAAGCTGGAGAAGCTTGGGTAAACGAAAATGTCCCTGGTGTCAAAGCTATGACAACTGGCTTTGAATCCATTGATATCGTGCTGGACTATGTCGATAAGGGAGTGGCCATTGTTGAATTAGCTAAAAAACTTGGTATCACGATGGATCAGGTTCTGGCTTTTGGAGACAATCTAAATGACTTGCATATGATGCAGGTTGTGGGACATCCTGTAGCTCCTGAAAATGCACGACCAGAAATTTTAGAATTAGCAGAGACTGTGATTGGTCACCATAAGGACCAGTCGGTTATAGCTTATATGGAGGGCTTATAA